The genomic window tagcggtatgtgtggagaaaaccaggcactgctcatcacctatccaatacagtcccaacagtgaagcatggtggtggcagcatcatgctgtgggggtgtttttcagctgcagggacaggacgaatggttgcaatcaagggaaagatgaatgcggccaagtacagggatatcctggacgaaaaccttccccagagtgctcaggacctcagactgggccgaaggtttaccttccgacaagacaatgaccctaagcacacagctaaaataacgaaggagtggcttcacaacaactcagtgactgttcttgaatggcccagccagagccctgacttaaatccaattgaacatctctggagagacctaaaaatggctgtccaccaacgtttaccatccaacttgacagaactggagaggatctgcaaggaggaatggcagaggatccccaaatccaggtgtgaaaaacttgttgcatctttcccaaaaagactcatggctgtattagctcaaaagggtgcttctactaaatattgagcaaagggtctgaatacttaggaccatgtgatatttcagttgttcattttgaataaatctgcaaaaatgtcaacaattctgtgtttttctgttaatatggggtgctgtgtgtacattaatgaggaaaaaaaaagaacttaaatgattttagcaaatggctgcaatataacaaagagtgaaaaatttaaggggctctgaatactttccgtacccactgtacagaCCCACACATATATAAGCCTTAAATGAGTCTTTCAAGTCTTCCATTAAGACCCATACTATCGATGTACTGACCGAAGCTACTCCCATGATGAGAGGGAATGTTACAGAGGAGCAGGCGTCTGGAGTTTGGCCAAAGATTGTGTAAGGAGTCTGGAACCAAGCTTTCTCATTGGCCCAGATTACATCACACAGGGGCAAGATAGATGCTCCAAGCCCAATAGCAGGCCCATTCACAGCAGCAATGATGGGCTTCTTGAACTGGATGAATGTGTTGACGAAAGTCCTGAAGACAATAGAAAACACATTGGCTTATCTATAGCTACTATATAAAACATTCACCGAAATAAGATAAAATAcctgttaaaatatttatattgtcaTCATTTTTACCTGATTGTCTCCGCCATTTTGATGCTTTCTTTTTTCCTATCATCCGTGAGCCGCCTAATAAAGTAGATGAAGTCAAGACCAAAGCAGAATACGTTTCCCACAGCGCTCAGTAGAACTAGTTTACTGTCATCAGCTGCAGCTGTGGCCATGGCACTCTGAACCTCCTTCATTACCTGAAAATCATTTGAGTAAAGTTTTATCTCTATTACAGTATAAGTAATTTCATATATGATAAAAACACCATGCAAAGGTCGGAATGTGGCTAGATGTGTCAATACAATCACTTTCATCATAAGCACTCTTCTGCTAGACAATCTGGAAAGTACCCGATACGTTTTTTTTATACGCAAGgtgtcagatttttttatttttactgtcaTTCCACCAATTTCTAATTCAGAGGATGACGTATCGGATGATAAAAAGCAATGAGTTAAATGTCAGGATACTTAAAAATAGTCAAATTAACACAGGTTATTTATTACATGCAAATTTAATATATCAAGCGATATAATTGGACTCACATCAGGATTCAGTGAGTTGTTCTCAGACGTCTTTGTAGAAAACAGAATGTGTGTAAAGCCATCTTGTTTCTTAACTACAATGTCCCTGTAACGGTAAGCACTCTCAGTTTGACGAACACTGAAGCGCAGGCGTTTGTCGAAAGTCGCACGGTCCTCAAAGCGCCTTTTGCCTGTCATCCCTGAGCCGCCCATCACTCCTGCAGCACCGCTCTGTGTAATGGCCGTTCCGTTTGCTGACGAGGCCTCCATGAGGGTTGTCACGCCtatgaaacaacaacaaaagcaaaaatgaataaataaaatatttaaatattatatagttataatcatataaataaatcttttttttttttttttttaaatgcaacttTATATTATCAATTTAATATATCTGAATctacttttaaaagttttaggtcagtaagatatttttaaaggatGCATCAAAAGCAACggtaaagacatttgtaatgtttcaaaagatttctaaaaatgctgttcttttgaacttggtttcatcaaagaatcctgaaaaaatgtgtatcacagtttccacaaaaaatattaagcatcacatctgttttcaaggtttcttgagcagcaggtcagcatattagaatgaattctgaatgatcatgtgacactgaagactggagtaatgatgctgaaaattcagctttgccattgcagtaataaattacattttaaaatatattcaaatatctataattttaaataatatttcacaatattactgtttttacagtattttgatcaaataaattcagtcttggtgagcacaagacttctttcaaaagattttaaaaagtttaccGACCCAAAATACATGGTAAAATAGTTATGGCcgcaaattaattaaaagtgcTGCATATCATCAGCATATGAAAAGGGTGGAAAAGTATCAACACAAATGATTACAATTATTACCACTCAAacctaatgttaaaatgtattaagtGCCATAAATATCAGGATGTGATTATTTTCTTCTGTTATGCAAAGATCCAAACATAAGAGTAAAATCAATACCAAAGTAGCAAAGTTAATTCAGATGGAAAATTAGCATTTGAATCCACTCCGGAAGGTACCCTCAAAAATCATTTGAAGTTCTCTAGCAACACATTTGCTTTCATTTATCAAGTCCTTGTTTATTAGCGTTTATAGTTTGTTCCATGAATGGAAACACATCGTGCATTAAATTATACAAGTGCGACTGAAACAAATGAAATTAACGGCACTTCCAGGCCTGGAACTAAAACCCTCTTGCCTAAAACtcataataatttaatgttcTCAATGTAAATTAAGAAGACTGTACCTTTCCCGTTTAATGTACGGACAGCAGCTGGGGTAATGGGAATCTGTGGTGGAGGAAGGGCCGTTTGCGTCCTGGGCCTTGTGCCCATACGAGCTCGCTCCTCTCCTGGTACACGCACAGCTCCGGTGGGTTTCTCCAGCAAAGCCACTTCAGGGGGCACAGCATCTGGCTCTTGGCCTCCCTGCTCCAGACTGTGTGCTGCCTCACTGGGAGACTCCTCGGTATCAGTGCGGCTGTTCATTGGGCTCTTTGGCACTAGGATTTTGATGCCAGTTTTTGTTAGGTCCATACTACGGCGCAACGTACTCATAGTGGGTGCAGCTGTTGGCGCTGCCGTCGGGACCGTGTCGGTGACTGTGCCCGTGATGGCAGTGCTAGTCACGCCAGCCGAACGCTTATTCTTCTGCTGCTGTGCGTCGCTGTTGTTTGGTGAGTGCTGTGCTGGCTGAAGCCGTTTTGTGGAGGGTGTGCTTGAGGTCTGTGGAGTAGTCTTCGCTGTGTTAGGATTCGCTGAGGGCTGCTGAGGCCTGCTGATCTGTTTGCGGGCGTTGATGTTAGTGTTGCCTCCGGCTGTGCTAGGAGAGCTCCGTGTGGAGCGTATTAAAGTTCCGTCTTTCTGCTTCTCGCTGTGTTGCCGATTAAATTCATGGATAAACTCGACGCAGCTGGACAGGTGACTCTCCGGCTCCCAGGTGTCTCCCTCAAAGCCATAGCCTCTCCAGCGGACCAGGTACTCAGTCTTGCCCTTTTTGTTCTTACGTTTGCCAACTACTCTCTCCACCTAAAGAGGGACATGCAGTTAAAGTATGGCTTAGAGAAatttatgttaaataataaaGTTCAGGCAAGATTGAAAGACTAAAGAGTAGAAGTAAATGTTAGCTTGTTATGAAGGAAATTGCACTTTCTAGTAATACACTTTTTAACGCATTAGATCAGTGGTCGGGAACCTATGGCTCGTGAGCCACACATTTGACAACCGCACAGAGAAGAAACTGTGGGCGGTCATGCAAGAGACCCCATTTCGCATGAAAGTGTGCGCAGAattttttgtaactttgcaCATTGCTCCTGATGTATGACTTCAAGGTGATTCTGACTGAGCAGGTACATCTTTACTGGCATCCTACCGGCACCTAGTTTGAGCTTGTCTAAGTTAATTGCTTAGATACAAAATGGAGCTGAGACTTTTGCGTAATCCGGCAGACTTTTActgacaaataaacacaaatttcTCTGTCCTGATAACACAGAGAATGAGTAAACAAATTTAAGAGCTCTTGAAATGATAATTAAGACTTTTTGTATACCATTTAagacaggggtgtccaatcttgctactggagggccactgtcttgCAGAGTTCAGTTCCACCTAGGGCTGCTTgattatggcaaaaatcataatcaggattattttggtctatataataaaatcacaattatttaaCAAGATTATTGGTGGGTGATTGTTAACTAGCCATTAAGAATCTTTCCCTCATGGACTGCACTGCACAACTTCGCCACTTCCTGTGGAGTTTTTGTTCTGCAACTAACCGACTAATAACATTTTAGCCGATTAAGCCTCTTCTCAttgactattagggggcagccctactGCTTGTAATCTTCACcatatacattaaataaagATTTATCCTtactaatgttacaaaagttattcagtcaagagcagtgagtgatttctttgtccATTGTTTGATTAACAAACAACAGCAGAAGGAATATTATagtgctgtcactttaagacataatgGGCGGATTTAATGTACTGATTTGTCTTTCTCAactatttatattcatttaagaCATATCCGGCTGTTCTT from Megalobrama amblycephala isolate DHTTF-2021 linkage group LG17, ASM1881202v1, whole genome shotgun sequence includes these protein-coding regions:
- the cdyl gene encoding chromodomain Y-like protein isoform X1, translated to MMATEELYEVERVVGKRKNKKGKTEYLVRWRGYGFEGDTWEPESHLSSCVEFIHEFNRQHSEKQKDGTLIRSTRSSPSTAGGNTNINARKQISRPQQPSANPNTAKTTPQTSSTPSTKRLQPAQHSPNNSDAQQQKNKRSAGVTSTAITGTVTDTVPTAAPTAAPTMSTLRRSMDLTKTGIKILVPKSPMNSRTDTEESPSEAAHSLEQGGQEPDAVPPEVALLEKPTGAVRVPGEERARMGTRPRTQTALPPPQIPITPAAVRTLNGKGVTTLMEASSANGTAITQSGAAGVMGGSGMTGKRRFEDRATFDKRLRFSVRQTESAYRYRDIVVKKQDGFTHILFSTKTSENNSLNPDVMKEVQSAMATAAADDSKLVLLSAVGNVFCFGLDFIYFIRRLTDDRKKESIKMAETIRTFVNTFIQFKKPIIAAVNGPAIGLGASILPLCDVIWANEKAWFQTPYTIFGQTPDACSSVTFPLIMGVASANEMLLSGRKLTAQEACAKGLVSQVLWPGTFTQEVMVRIKELVSCNSVVLRESKALVRNINRAALEQANERECEALKRVWGSPQGMDSILKYLQKKIDEF
- the cdyl gene encoding chromodomain Y-like protein isoform X2, which codes for MVERVVGKRKNKKGKTEYLVRWRGYGFEGDTWEPESHLSSCVEFIHEFNRQHSEKQKDGTLIRSTRSSPSTAGGNTNINARKQISRPQQPSANPNTAKTTPQTSSTPSTKRLQPAQHSPNNSDAQQQKNKRSAGVTSTAITGTVTDTVPTAAPTAAPTMSTLRRSMDLTKTGIKILVPKSPMNSRTDTEESPSEAAHSLEQGGQEPDAVPPEVALLEKPTGAVRVPGEERARMGTRPRTQTALPPPQIPITPAAVRTLNGKGVTTLMEASSANGTAITQSGAAGVMGGSGMTGKRRFEDRATFDKRLRFSVRQTESAYRYRDIVVKKQDGFTHILFSTKTSENNSLNPDVMKEVQSAMATAAADDSKLVLLSAVGNVFCFGLDFIYFIRRLTDDRKKESIKMAETIRTFVNTFIQFKKPIIAAVNGPAIGLGASILPLCDVIWANEKAWFQTPYTIFGQTPDACSSVTFPLIMGVASANEMLLSGRKLTAQEACAKGLVSQVLWPGTFTQEVMVRIKELVSCNSVVLRESKALVRNINRAALEQANERECEALKRVWGSPQGMDSILKYLQKKIDEF